One part of the Haliaeetus albicilla chromosome 9, bHalAlb1.1, whole genome shotgun sequence genome encodes these proteins:
- the LOC138686827 gene encoding glypican-1-like isoform X1, whose protein sequence is MHHRLLFLLSSGYFQDLLNKSEKALYDAFPSMYGELYTQNMKIFKDLYSELRRYYRGSNINLEEALNEFWTRLLERLFKLMNPQYHITDEYLDCMVKHAEQHKPFGEVPRDLKVKATRAFIAARSYAQGFLVGSDVVKKVSQVLVPSLHYWAF, encoded by the exons ATGCATCACcgtctcctttttcttctttcttcaggtTATTTCCAGGATTTGTTGAACAAGTCAGAAAAGGCCCTTTATGATGCTTTTCCAAGCATGTATGGAGAATTGTATACTCAAAACATGAAGATCTTCAAGGACTTGTACAGCGAGCTACGCCGCTATTACCGGGGCTCCAACATCAACTTGGAAGAGGCCCTCAATGAGTTCTGGACACGCTTGCTGGAGCGGCTCTTCAAGCTGATGAATCCCCAGTACCATATCACAGATGAGTACCTGGACTGCATGGTGAAACATGCGGAGCAGCACAAACCCTTCGGGGAAGTTCCCAGGGACCTGAAGGTGAAGGCAACCCGAGCCTTCATTGCAGCGCGCTCCTATGCACAGGGCTTTCTTGTGGGCAGCGATGTGGTCAAAAAGGTGTCTCAG GTCCTTGTGCCGAGTCTGCATTACTGGGCATTCTAG
- the LOC138686827 gene encoding glypican-1-like isoform X2 — MHHRLLFLLSSGYFQDLLNKSEKALYDAFPSMYGELYTQNMKIFKDLYSELRRYYRGSNINLEEALNEFWTRLLERLFKLMNPQYHITDEYLDCMVKHAEQHKPFGEVPRDLKVKATRAFIAARSYAQGFLVGSDVVKKVSQV; from the exons ATGCATCACcgtctcctttttcttctttcttcaggtTATTTCCAGGATTTGTTGAACAAGTCAGAAAAGGCCCTTTATGATGCTTTTCCAAGCATGTATGGAGAATTGTATACTCAAAACATGAAGATCTTCAAGGACTTGTACAGCGAGCTACGCCGCTATTACCGGGGCTCCAACATCAACTTGGAAGAGGCCCTCAATGAGTTCTGGACACGCTTGCTGGAGCGGCTCTTCAAGCTGATGAATCCCCAGTACCATATCACAGATGAGTACCTGGACTGCATGGTGAAACATGCGGAGCAGCACAAACCCTTCGGGGAAGTTCCCAGGGACCTGAAGGTGAAGGCAACCCGAGCCTTCATTGCAGCGCGCTCCTATGCACAGGGCTTTCTTGTGGGCAGCGATGTGGTCAAAAAGGTGTCTCAGGTAT AG
- the LOC104326043 gene encoding G-protein coupled receptor 35 — translation MNLSSCSITAYESFPLVQLCVYIPVLLLGILLNVLALWVFCCKLGKWTETRVYMVNLAVADCLLLFTLPFKTLSQFRQLKVGRWCLALEGGYFINRLMSICIITVVAADRYLAIKYPLKAKVLRSPQKAAFASGFLWIVIICVMSLIKKLEDRGQDELCFEKSSVKPSVITLCAIIVGFFIPLIILSYCSIQVIAELTRKKNENCHKEKLIRKAVYIVSANMTVFIICFLPLHVGHLLRFIMDSISSNCSAIQRVNNFVHLASVLANTNCCLDAICYYFVNKEFKEASPKLAKSKSEASEEAEIQLPHVTH, via the coding sequence ATGAACCTCAGCAGCTGCAGTATCACAGCCTATGAAAGCTTTCCACTTGTCCAGCTGTGTGTTTACATCCCGGTTTTGCTTTTGGGCATTTTGCTGAACGTGTTGGCGCTGTGGGTGTTCTGCTGCAAACTTGGCAAATGGACAGAAACCAGAGTATACATGGTCAACTTGGCTGTGGCTGACTGCTTGCTGCTCTTTACTTTGCCTTTTAAAACTTTATCCCAGTTCCGTCAGCTGAAGGTAGGTAGATGGTGCCTGGCTCTGGAAGGTGGCTATTTCATAAACCGCTTAATGAGCATCTGTATCATCACTGTTGTGGCAGCTGATAGGTACCTTGCAATCAAGTACCCTTTGAAAGCCAAGGTGCTGCGGTCACCGCAGAAGGCAGCTTTTGCCTCTGGATTTCTTTGGATAGTCATTATCTGTGTGATGTCCCTCATTAAAAAGTTAGAGGATCGAGGACAAGATGaactttgctttgaaaaatcttcCGTTAAGCCCTCAGTGATCACACTGTGTGCTATTATTGTAGGGTTTTTCATACCATTGATCATCTTGAGTTATTGCTCCATACAAGTCATTGCAGAACTCACgagaaagaagaatgaaaactgTCACAAGGAAAAGTTAATCAGGAAGGCCGTCTACATCGTGTCTGCAAACATGACTGTGTTCATCATATGCTTTTTACCTCTTCATGTCGGGCATCTCCTTCGCTTTATAATGGACTCCATCAGCTCCAACTGCTCTGCAATACAGAGGGTTAATAATTTTGTTCACCTCGCCTCAGTCCTCGCAAACACAAACTGCTGCCTGGATGCTATTTGTTACTACTTTGTCAACAAGGAATTTAAGGAAGCATCTCCCAAGCTAGCAAAGTCCAAATCTGAAGCCAGTGAAGAAGCTGAAATTCAGCTCCCACACGTAACACATTAG